The proteins below come from a single Mucilaginibacter mali genomic window:
- a CDS encoding glucuronyl esterase domain-containing protein, with product MYRLTKSLLLFSACAALGHVALGQNTPAAKPPAAMVAGIPVNYDEDKVGNYTLPDVLTMKNGQKVTDKQTWLTKRRPEIVKLFEENQYGTMPGKPAGMRFNVFDKGTPVFGGGTIRKQVTVYFTKDTTDQKMDILMYLPAKSAKPVPLLLMISFSPNSSMSVDDPGVKQGTMWDKNGKKVPAPKMGLGSMKKELIERVTGMGYGIATIYYGDIEPDFKTGYKYGIIGKYMKPGQTIPGDSEWGAISAWSWGLSRAMDYLETDKQIDANRVALHGVSRLGKTVLWTGAHDTRFKAVLASCSGEGGAALSRRNYGENLAHMSDTSRYFYQFAAQWHKYAGDFNLSPVDAHMLVALMAPRSLLLQTGDTDLWSDPHGEFLSAVSAQPVYNLFGLQGPGNAPWPAAKDASLAYNPLGYFMHQGGHGTVPSDWDIYLEYLKKFL from the coding sequence ATGTATCGTTTAACAAAAAGCCTTTTATTATTTAGCGCCTGCGCTGCATTGGGGCATGTTGCTTTGGGCCAAAACACACCAGCGGCCAAACCGCCGGCTGCAATGGTGGCGGGTATCCCCGTAAATTACGATGAGGATAAAGTAGGCAACTATACCCTGCCCGATGTGCTGACCATGAAGAACGGTCAAAAGGTTACGGATAAGCAAACCTGGCTAACCAAGCGCCGGCCTGAAATAGTAAAACTGTTTGAAGAAAACCAATACGGCACCATGCCCGGCAAACCTGCAGGTATGCGTTTTAATGTATTTGATAAGGGCACACCTGTTTTTGGCGGCGGCACCATACGCAAACAGGTAACCGTTTACTTTACCAAGGATACTACCGACCAGAAAATGGATATCCTGATGTACCTGCCGGCAAAATCTGCAAAACCCGTTCCGCTGTTATTGATGATATCGTTCTCGCCAAATTCCAGCATGTCGGTTGATGATCCGGGCGTGAAGCAGGGTACCATGTGGGATAAAAATGGCAAGAAGGTGCCGGCTCCTAAAATGGGGCTGGGTTCGATGAAGAAAGAACTGATAGAACGTGTTACCGGCATGGGTTATGGCATTGCTACTATTTATTATGGCGATATCGAGCCTGATTTTAAAACCGGTTATAAATACGGCATCATCGGCAAATACATGAAACCCGGGCAAACCATCCCCGGCGATAGTGAATGGGGCGCCATATCTGCCTGGAGCTGGGGCCTGAGCCGCGCTATGGATTATTTGGAGACCGATAAGCAAATAGATGCTAATCGCGTTGCCCTGCACGGTGTATCGCGCCTGGGTAAAACCGTGTTATGGACCGGCGCGCATGATACCCGTTTTAAAGCAGTGCTGGCCAGTTGCTCGGGTGAGGGCGGCGCGGCGCTTAGTCGCCGTAATTATGGCGAGAACCTGGCACATATGAGCGACACCTCGCGCTACTTTTACCAGTTCGCGGCCCAATGGCATAAATACGCCGGCGATTTTAACCTGTCGCCGGTAGACGCGCACATGCTGGTGGCCTTAATGGCACCGCGCAGCCTGTTGTTGCAAACAGGGGATACCGACCTATGGTCTGATCCGCATGGCGAGTTTCTGTCGGCTGTATCGGCACAACCTGTTTATAATTTATTTGGATTGCAGGGGCCGGGCAACGCGCCGTGGCCTGCGGCTAAGGATGCCTCGTTGGCTTATAACCCCCTGGGCTACTTTATGCATCAGGGCGGGCACGGCACCGTACCAAGCGACTGGGATATTTACCTGGAGTATTTGAAGAAGTTTTTATAG